A genomic region of Pristiophorus japonicus isolate sPriJap1 chromosome 20, sPriJap1.hap1, whole genome shotgun sequence contains the following coding sequences:
- the LOC139232852 gene encoding ribonuclease H-like: MGRLKDVPLEDPQLTFYVVRSREYIDGAPRTGWAVVNEHLDVERSGRIDGSLSAQVAELVALTEALKLAEGKTVNIYTNSRYAFGVVHDYMTAWGRRDFITTGGEPVKNQVRIRNLLEASSKPTQAAVIKIKAHQKVKTKEQEGNQAADKVRNGWNKWRPQE, from the coding sequence ATGGGAAGGCTGAAGGATGTACCGTTGGAGGACCCACAGCTCACCTTCTACGTAGTTAGGTCACGTGAATATATAGATGGGGCCCCGCGGACTGGGTGGGCTGTGGTGAACGAGCACTTAGACGTTGAGAGATCGGGACGAATAGATGGGAGCCTGTCGGCTCAGGTAGCCGAATTGGTGGCCCTCACGGAAGCATTGAAGCTAGCAGAAGGAAAAACCGTAAACATTTATACGAACAGTCGGTACGCATTTGGGGTAGTGCATGACTATATGACCGCATGGGGACGCAGGGACTTTATCACCACAGGGGGAGAGCCTGTTAAGAATCAAGTAAGAATTAGGAACCTATTAGAAGCCTCAAGTAAACCGACACAGGCAGCAGTTATAAAGATTAAGGCACACCAAAAGGTTAAGACAAAAGAACAGGAGGGTAACCAAGCGGCTGACAAGGTTCGGAACGGGTGGAACAAGTGGCGGCCGCAAGAGTAG